The proteins below come from a single Fusarium verticillioides 7600 chromosome 3, whole genome shotgun sequence genomic window:
- a CDS encoding IKS protein kinase yields the protein MLRAANANNDNSTDHPPSPVRRLFGPILGGSSSPTTNQTSPSPGPDEAEFVSSTPGVAQAEGSRIRRDAFSPNYFNTFFVEERVLGKGGKGVVLLVRHEIDGCALGQFACKRVPVGDDHAWLEKVLIEVELLAKLSHPNLVSYRHVWLEDVRLTRFGPSVACAFILQQYCNGGDLQQYIIGGAPREATKEELKAQMRRRSKGQLETPVDLLNGNRKLPFDEIYTLFKDITSGVAYLHAANYIHRDLKPSNCLLHREGGRTTCLISDFGEVQPENVVRKSSGTTGTISYCAPEVLKMDVSSGRYANFTTKSDVFSLGMILYFMCFGRLPYQSANALQEELEDVDELRTEITHWQGFQDERRERPDLPSKLYQLLKRLLSLNPGERPSANEVLKAMRGESMTFENGASQEPAPNLGIGTRIQNLDSPAPPSTPVPGPRHRHQTSTSDKFEEISTLARTTSRDLSPTKSGQNSRLDPHRQSLSRHGGSQSMVMSRSQESHRGSFVTPAVSVSDASEHSEMHERRNSQSPPLLMPPPTTTADALRRRATVFLIRSMHLAGENSALLSYALRLGLFGIKITTLTRPCWPLMVQPNVGIPLVCVAALDLGLPQMTSYSPALRQGYGDYFTSGPRAWGLAMSLLLLFLHVTVLWVASGWATLCATNEHDVWADGPW from the exons ATGCTCCGCGCTGCCAATGCGAATAACGATAATTCCACCGATCACCCGCCGAGTCCAGTTAGAAGACTTTTTGGTCCTATCTTGGGCGGCAGCAGTAGCCCGACAACAAATCAgacatcgccatctccaggTCCAGATGAGGCCGAGTTTGTGTCGAGTACACCCGGTGTTGCGCAAGCCGAAGGCAGCAGAATACGGCGAGATGCATTCAGTCCCAACTACTTCAACACATTTTTCGTCGAGGAAAGAGTCCTAGGCAAGGGAGGTAAAGGTGTTGTGCTGCTTGTACGGCACGAAATTGATGGATGCGCCCTTGGCCAATTCGCTTGCAAACGAGTCCCTGTCGGAGATGATCACGCCTGGTTGGAGAAGGTTCTCATCGAAgtcgagcttctcgccaagctTTCCCATCCAAACCTTGTATCGTATCGGCACGTCTGGCTTGAGGATGTTAGACTCACCCGATTTGGCCCCAGTGTCGCTTGCGCATTCATCCTCCAGCAATACTGTAATGGTGGTGACCTCCAACAGTACATCATCGGCGGAGCACCACGTGAGGCGACCAaagaggagctcaaggctcagaTGCGTCGACGATCGAAGGGCCAACTCGAAACCCCTGTTGATTTGTTGAATGGCAACCGCAAGCTCCCTTTTGATGAAATTTACACCCTATTCAAGGACATCACGTCCGGCGTGGCATACCTCCACGCAGCCAACTACATTCATCGCGATCTCAAACCAAGTAATTGTTTGCTTCATCGTGAGGGTGGCAGAACGACATGCCTCATCAGCGATTTTGGTGAAGTCCAGCCCGAGAATGTCGTCCGCAAGTCTTCCGGCACTACTGGAACCATCTCGTACTGCGCTCCCGAGGTCCTCAAGATGGATGTCTCCTCAGGTCGATATGCAAACTTCACCACAAAGTCGGATGTCTTCTCGCTTGGTATGATTCTCTACTTTATGTGCTTCGGGAGACTTCCTTACCAAAGCGCGAATGCTCTGCAAGAAGAACTCGAAGATGTAGATGAACTTCGAACCGAGATCACTCACTGGCAAGGGTTCCAGGATGAACGACGTGAGCGACCAGATCTTCCCTCGAAGCTCTATCAGCTATTGAAAAGATTGTTGTCTCTCAACCCTGGCGAAAGACCTAGTGCCAATGAGGTTCTCAAAGCCATGCGAGGCGAGTCAATGACCTTCGAGAATGGTGCAAGTCAGGAGCCTGCACCAAATCTCGGGATCGGAACTCGCATCCAGAATCTGGACTCGCCCGCTCCCCCAAGCACGCCAGTTCCAG GCCCccgacatcgacatcaaaCGTCAACATCGGACAAGTTTGAAGAGATCAGCACATTGGCTAGGACTACTTCGAGAGACCTGTCGCCTACCAAGAGTGGCCAGAACTCTCGACTGGATCCGCACCGTCAATCTCTATCGAGACATGGTGGTTCGCAGTCCATGGTTATGTCCCGCAGCCAAGAAAGTCATCGCGGATCCTTTGTAACACCAGCCGTGAGCGTCAGCGACGCATCTGAGCACTCAGAGATGCACGAGAGACGAAACTCTCAGAGCCCTCCACTTTTGATGCCGCCGCCCACGACCACAGCTGACGCTCTTAGACGGAGAGCAACTGTGTTTCTCATCCGATCCATGCATCTGGCAGGCGAGAACTCTGCGCTACTCAGCTATGCCCTACGCCTCGGCTTATTTGGCATCAAAATAACCACTCTCACACGGCCCTGCTGGCCACTCATGGTCCAACCGAACGTAGGCATTCCACTCGTCTGCGTTGCAGCGCTAGATCTTGGCTTACCGCAAATGACGAGCTATTCTCCTGCCCTCAGGCAAGGCTACGGAGATTACTTCACAAGCGGTCCACGAGCATGGGGCTTAGCCATGAGCCTTCTCCTTTTGTTCCTTCATGTTACAGTGCTATGGGTTGCTTCAGGCTGGGCGACACTGTGTGCCACGAATGAGCATGACGTCTGGGCCGATGGGCCATGGTAG
- a CDS encoding IKS protein kinase, with product MSLIPYQPHEGREIVLRHHNAIVVRDSQSHRLEIRGISTCPTCHQPLTRSENTSDRSYDSFGARQETYVDPDYFRMLRAANANNDNSTDHPPSPVRRLFGPILGGSSSPTTNQTSPSPGPDEAEFVSSTPGVAQAEGSRIRRDAFSPNYFNTFFVEERVLGKGGKGVVLLVRHEIDGCALGQFACKRVPVGDDHAWLEKVLIEVELLAKLSHPNLVSYRHVWLEDVRLTRFGPSVACAFILQQYCNGGDLQQYIIGGAPREATKEELKAQMRRRSKGQLETPVDLLNGNRKLPFDEIYTLFKDITSGVAYLHAANYIHRDLKPSNCLLHREGGRTTCLISDFGEVQPENVVRKSSGTTGTISYCAPEVLKMDVSSGRYANFTTKSDVFSLGMILYFMCFGRLPYQSANALQEELEDVDELRTEITHWQGFQDERRERPDLPSKLYQLLKRLLSLNPGERPSANEVLKAMRGESMTFENGASQEPAPNLGIGTRIQNLDSPAPPSTPVPGPRHRHQTSTSDKFEEISTLARTTSRDLSPTKSGQNSRLDPHRQSLSRHGGSQSMVMSRSQESHRGSFVTPAVSVSDASEHSEMHERRNSQSPPLLMPPPTTTADALRRRATVFLIRSMHLAGENSALLSYALRLGLFGIKITTLTRPCWPLMVQPNVGIPLVCVAALDLGLPQMTSYSPALRQGYGDYFTSGPRAWGLAMSLLLLFLHVTVLWVASGWATLCATNEHDVWADGPW from the exons ATGTCGCTAATTCCATACCAGCCCCATGAGGGCCGAGAGATTGTTCT CCGTCACCACAACGCTATCGTTGTTCGCGATTCTCAATCACATAGACTCGAGATCAGAGGCATCTCGACTTGTCCTACATGCCATCAGCCGCTTACTCGTTCCGAGAATACTTCCGACCGAAGCTATGATTCCTTTGGTGCTCGGCAAGAGACCTATGTCGACCCCGATTACTTTCGCATGCTCCGCGCTGCCAATGCGAATAACGATAATTCCACCGATCACCCGCCGAGTCCAGTTAGAAGACTTTTTGGTCCTATCTTGGGCGGCAGCAGTAGCCCGACAACAAATCAgacatcgccatctccaggTCCAGATGAGGCCGAGTTTGTGTCGAGTACACCCGGTGTTGCGCAAGCCGAAGGCAGCAGAATACGGCGAGATGCATTCAGTCCCAACTACTTCAACACATTTTTCGTCGAGGAAAGAGTCCTAGGCAAGGGAGGTAAAGGTGTTGTGCTGCTTGTACGGCACGAAATTGATGGATGCGCCCTTGGCCAATTCGCTTGCAAACGAGTCCCTGTCGGAGATGATCACGCCTGGTTGGAGAAGGTTCTCATCGAAgtcgagcttctcgccaagctTTCCCATCCAAACCTTGTATCGTATCGGCACGTCTGGCTTGAGGATGTTAGACTCACCCGATTTGGCCCCAGTGTCGCTTGCGCATTCATCCTCCAGCAATACTGTAATGGTGGTGACCTCCAACAGTACATCATCGGCGGAGCACCACGTGAGGCGACCAaagaggagctcaaggctcagaTGCGTCGACGATCGAAGGGCCAACTCGAAACCCCTGTTGATTTGTTGAATGGCAACCGCAAGCTCCCTTTTGATGAAATTTACACCCTATTCAAGGACATCACGTCCGGCGTGGCATACCTCCACGCAGCCAACTACATTCATCGCGATCTCAAACCAAGTAATTGTTTGCTTCATCGTGAGGGTGGCAGAACGACATGCCTCATCAGCGATTTTGGTGAAGTCCAGCCCGAGAATGTCGTCCGCAAGTCTTCCGGCACTACTGGAACCATCTCGTACTGCGCTCCCGAGGTCCTCAAGATGGATGTCTCCTCAGGTCGATATGCAAACTTCACCACAAAGTCGGATGTCTTCTCGCTTGGTATGATTCTCTACTTTATGTGCTTCGGGAGACTTCCTTACCAAAGCGCGAATGCTCTGCAAGAAGAACTCGAAGATGTAGATGAACTTCGAACCGAGATCACTCACTGGCAAGGGTTCCAGGATGAACGACGTGAGCGACCAGATCTTCCCTCGAAGCTCTATCAGCTATTGAAAAGATTGTTGTCTCTCAACCCTGGCGAAAGACCTAGTGCCAATGAGGTTCTCAAAGCCATGCGAGGCGAGTCAATGACCTTCGAGAATGGTGCAAGTCAGGAGCCTGCACCAAATCTCGGGATCGGAACTCGCATCCAGAATCTGGACTCGCCCGCTCCCCCAAGCACGCCAGTTCCAG GCCCccgacatcgacatcaaaCGTCAACATCGGACAAGTTTGAAGAGATCAGCACATTGGCTAGGACTACTTCGAGAGACCTGTCGCCTACCAAGAGTGGCCAGAACTCTCGACTGGATCCGCACCGTCAATCTCTATCGAGACATGGTGGTTCGCAGTCCATGGTTATGTCCCGCAGCCAAGAAAGTCATCGCGGATCCTTTGTAACACCAGCCGTGAGCGTCAGCGACGCATCTGAGCACTCAGAGATGCACGAGAGACGAAACTCTCAGAGCCCTCCACTTTTGATGCCGCCGCCCACGACCACAGCTGACGCTCTTAGACGGAGAGCAACTGTGTTTCTCATCCGATCCATGCATCTGGCAGGCGAGAACTCTGCGCTACTCAGCTATGCCCTACGCCTCGGCTTATTTGGCATCAAAATAACCACTCTCACACGGCCCTGCTGGCCACTCATGGTCCAACCGAACGTAGGCATTCCACTCGTCTGCGTTGCAGCGCTAGATCTTGGCTTACCGCAAATGACGAGCTATTCTCCTGCCCTCAGGCAAGGCTACGGAGATTACTTCACAAGCGGTCCACGAGCATGGGGCTTAGCCATGAGCCTTCTCCTTTTGTTCCTTCATGTTACAGTGCTATGGGTTGCTTCAGGCTGGGCGACACTGTGTGCCACGAATGAGCATGACGTCTGGGCCGATGGGCCATGGTAG
- a CDS encoding pyruvate kinase codes for MPPPVTTRTCEYNRNGVTPQANSCRYVDYKNITNVIEPGRVIYVDDGVLAFDVLEIKDEKTIRVKARNNGAICSKKGVNLPNTDVDLPALSEKDKADLKFGVENNVDMVFASFIRRAQDIYDIREVLGEKGKHIQIISKIENRQGLNNFKEILEATDGVMVARGDLGIEIPAAEVFAAQKKLIAMCNLAGKPVICATQMLESMIKNPRPTRAEISDVGNAITDGADCVMLSGETAKGSYPSEAVKEMHETCLKAENTIPYVSHFEEMCTLVKRPVSTVESCAMAAVRASLDLGAGGIIVLSTSGESARMLSKYRPVCPIFMVTRSPTTSRFAHLYRGVYPFLFPETKPDFTQVNWQEDVDRRIKWAVNNALQLNVLTPGDTVVVVQGWKGGMGNTNTLRIVKADPEHLGIGQLQ; via the coding sequence ATGCCACCGCCTGTGACGACAAGAACATGTGAGTACAATAGAAACGGTGTAACTCCTCAAGCTAACTCTTGTAGGTACGTCGACTACAAGAACATTACCAATGTCATTGAGCCCGGCCGTGTCATCTACGTCGACGACGGTGTTCTCGCTTTCGACGtcctcgagatcaaggacgagaagaccaTCCGAGTCAAGGCCCGCAACAACGGTGCTATCTGCTCCAAGAAGGGTGTCAACCTGCCCAACACTGATGTCGATCTTCCCGCTCTTTccgagaaggacaaggccgaTCTCAAGTTCGGTGTTGAGAACAACGTCGACATGGTTTTCGCCTCTTTCATCCGCCGCGCTCAGGATATCTATGACATCCGTGAGGTTCTCGGCGAGAAGGGCAAGcacatccagatcatctccaagatcgagaaccGACAGGgtctcaacaacttcaaggagATCCTCGAGGCCACCGATGGTGTCATGGTTGCCCGTGGTGATCTCGGTATCGAGATTCCCGCTGCTGAGGTGTTTGCtgcccagaagaagctcattgCCATGTGCAACCTCGCTGGCAAGCCCGTCATCTGCGCTACTCAGATGCTCGAGTCCATGATCAAGAACCCCCGCCCCACCCGTGCTGAGATCAGCGATGTCGGTAACGCTATCACTGATGGTGCCGACTGTGTCATGCTTTCTGGTGAGACAGCCAAGGGTAGCTACCCctctgaggctgtcaaggaaATGCACGAGACCTgcctcaaggccgagaacACCATCCCCTACGTTTCTCACTTCGAGGAGATGTGCACTCTCGTCAAGCGACCCGTCTCCACTGTCGAGTCTTGCGCTATGGCTGCTGTCCGCGCTTCCCTCGATCTCGGTGCTGGCGGTATCATTGTCCTCTCCACCTCCGGAGAGTCGGCCCGCATGCTTTCCAAGTACCGACCCGTGTGCCCCATCTTCATGGTCACTCGAAGCCCCACCACATCTCGATTCGCCCATCTGTACCGTGGCGTGTACCCCTTCCTGTTCCCCGAGACCAAGCCCGACTTCACCCAGGTTAACTGGCAGGAGGATGTCGATCGCCGAATCAAGTGGGCCGTCAACAACGCTCTTCAGCTCAACGTCCTCACCCCCGGTGACACCGTTGTCGTTGTCCAGGGCTGGAAGGGCGGCATGGGTAACACCAACACCCTCCGAATCGTCAAGGCTGACCCCGAGCACCTCGGCATTGGCCAGCTTCAGTAA
- a CDS encoding pyruvate kinase: MAQKPSHKHSKSVMAATAQDHLEFGGKISWLASLDTAFRPQRNYRRSSIICTIGPKTNSVEAINKLRDSGLNVVRMNFSHGSYEYHKSVIDNARESEATHAGRNVAIALDTKGPEIRTGNTPNDEDIPISAGHEMNITTDDSYATACDDKNMYVDYKNITNVIEPGRVIYVDDGVLAFDVLEIKDEKTIRVKARNNGAICSKKGVNLPNTDVDLPALSEKDKADLKFGVENNVDMVFASFIRRAQDIYDIREVLGEKGKHIQIISKIENRQGLNNFKEILEATDGVMVARGDLGIEIPAAEVFAAQKKLIAMCNLAGKPVICATQMLESMIKNPRPTRAEISDVGNAITDGADCVMLSGETAKGSYPSEAVKEMHETCLKAENTIPYVSHFEEMCTLVKRPVSTVESCAMAAVRASLDLGAGGIIVLSTSGESARMLSKYRPVCPIFMVTRSPTTSRFAHLYRGVYPFLFPETKPDFTQVNWQEDVDRRIKWAVNNALQLNVLTPGDTVVVVQGWKGGMGNTNTLRIVKADPEHLGIGQLQ, from the exons atggctcaGAAACCCTCACACAAGCATTCCAAAAGCGTCATGGCTGCTACCGCTCAGGACCACCTCGAGTTCGGAGGCAAGATCTCATGGCTTGCCTCCCTCGACACCGCTTTCCGACCTCAGCGCAACTACCGCCgctcctccatcatctgcacCATTGGCCCCAAGACCAACTCtgttgaggccatcaacaagctccgAGATTCCGGTCTTAACGTTGTCCGCATGAACTTCTCTCACGGATCATACGAGTACCACAAGTCTGTCATTGACAACGCTCGTGAGTCCGAGGCTACCCACGCTGGTCGCAATGTTGCCATTGCTCTTGATACCAAGGGCCCCGAGATCCGAACGGGTAACACTCCCAACGATGAGGATATTCCCATCAGTGCTGGCCACGAGATGAACATCACCACCGACGATTCTTATGCCACCGCCTGTGACGACAAGAACAT GTACGTCGACTACAAGAACATTACCAATGTCATTGAGCCCGGCCGTGTCATCTACGTCGACGACGGTGTTCTCGCTTTCGACGtcctcgagatcaaggacgagaagaccaTCCGAGTCAAGGCCCGCAACAACGGTGCTATCTGCTCCAAGAAGGGTGTCAACCTGCCCAACACTGATGTCGATCTTCCCGCTCTTTccgagaaggacaaggccgaTCTCAAGTTCGGTGTTGAGAACAACGTCGACATGGTTTTCGCCTCTTTCATCCGCCGCGCTCAGGATATCTATGACATCCGTGAGGTTCTCGGCGAGAAGGGCAAGcacatccagatcatctccaagatcgagaaccGACAGGgtctcaacaacttcaaggagATCCTCGAGGCCACCGATGGTGTCATGGTTGCCCGTGGTGATCTCGGTATCGAGATTCCCGCTGCTGAGGTGTTTGCtgcccagaagaagctcattgCCATGTGCAACCTCGCTGGCAAGCCCGTCATCTGCGCTACTCAGATGCTCGAGTCCATGATCAAGAACCCCCGCCCCACCCGTGCTGAGATCAGCGATGTCGGTAACGCTATCACTGATGGTGCCGACTGTGTCATGCTTTCTGGTGAGACAGCCAAGGGTAGCTACCCctctgaggctgtcaaggaaATGCACGAGACCTgcctcaaggccgagaacACCATCCCCTACGTTTCTCACTTCGAGGAGATGTGCACTCTCGTCAAGCGACCCGTCTCCACTGTCGAGTCTTGCGCTATGGCTGCTGTCCGCGCTTCCCTCGATCTCGGTGCTGGCGGTATCATTGTCCTCTCCACCTCCGGAGAGTCGGCCCGCATGCTTTCCAAGTACCGACCCGTGTGCCCCATCTTCATGGTCACTCGAAGCCCCACCACATCTCGATTCGCCCATCTGTACCGTGGCGTGTACCCCTTCCTGTTCCCCGAGACCAAGCCCGACTTCACCCAGGTTAACTGGCAGGAGGATGTCGATCGCCGAATCAAGTGGGCCGTCAACAACGCTCTTCAGCTCAACGTCCTCACCCCCGGTGACACCGTTGTCGTTGTCCAGGGCTGGAAGGGCGGCATGGGTAACACCAACACCCTCCGAATCGTCAAGGCTGACCCCGAGCACCTCGGCATTGGCCAGCTTCAGTAA
- a CDS encoding pyruvate kinase, giving the protein MAATAQDHLEFGGKISWLASLDTAFRPQRNYRRSSIICTIGPKTNSVEAINKLRDSGLNVVRMNFSHGSYEYHKSVIDNARESEATHAGRNVAIALDTKGPEIRTGNTPNDEDIPISAGHEMNITTDDSYATACDDKNMYVDYKNITNVIEPGRVIYVDDGVLAFDVLEIKDEKTIRVKARNNGAICSKKGVNLPNTDVDLPALSEKDKADLKFGVENNVDMVFASFIRRAQDIYDIREVLGEKGKHIQIISKIENRQGLNNFKEILEATDGVMVARGDLGIEIPAAEVFAAQKKLIAMCNLAGKPVICATQMLESMIKNPRPTRAEISDVGNAITDGADCVMLSGETAKGSYPSEAVKEMHETCLKAENTIPYVSHFEEMCTLVKRPVSTVESCAMAAVRASLDLGAGGIIVLSTSGESARMLSKYRPVCPIFMVTRSPTTSRFAHLYRGVYPFLFPETKPDFTQVNWQEDVDRRIKWAVNNALQLNVLTPGDTVVVVQGWKGGMGNTNTLRIVKADPEHLGIGQLQ; this is encoded by the exons ATGGCTGCTACCGCTCAGGACCACCTCGAGTTCGGAGGCAAGATCTCATGGCTTGCCTCCCTCGACACCGCTTTCCGACCTCAGCGCAACTACCGCCgctcctccatcatctgcacCATTGGCCCCAAGACCAACTCtgttgaggccatcaacaagctccgAGATTCCGGTCTTAACGTTGTCCGCATGAACTTCTCTCACGGATCATACGAGTACCACAAGTCTGTCATTGACAACGCTCGTGAGTCCGAGGCTACCCACGCTGGTCGCAATGTTGCCATTGCTCTTGATACCAAGGGCCCCGAGATCCGAACGGGTAACACTCCCAACGATGAGGATATTCCCATCAGTGCTGGCCACGAGATGAACATCACCACCGACGATTCTTATGCCACCGCCTGTGACGACAAGAACAT GTACGTCGACTACAAGAACATTACCAATGTCATTGAGCCCGGCCGTGTCATCTACGTCGACGACGGTGTTCTCGCTTTCGACGtcctcgagatcaaggacgagaagaccaTCCGAGTCAAGGCCCGCAACAACGGTGCTATCTGCTCCAAGAAGGGTGTCAACCTGCCCAACACTGATGTCGATCTTCCCGCTCTTTccgagaaggacaaggccgaTCTCAAGTTCGGTGTTGAGAACAACGTCGACATGGTTTTCGCCTCTTTCATCCGCCGCGCTCAGGATATCTATGACATCCGTGAGGTTCTCGGCGAGAAGGGCAAGcacatccagatcatctccaagatcgagaaccGACAGGgtctcaacaacttcaaggagATCCTCGAGGCCACCGATGGTGTCATGGTTGCCCGTGGTGATCTCGGTATCGAGATTCCCGCTGCTGAGGTGTTTGCtgcccagaagaagctcattgCCATGTGCAACCTCGCTGGCAAGCCCGTCATCTGCGCTACTCAGATGCTCGAGTCCATGATCAAGAACCCCCGCCCCACCCGTGCTGAGATCAGCGATGTCGGTAACGCTATCACTGATGGTGCCGACTGTGTCATGCTTTCTGGTGAGACAGCCAAGGGTAGCTACCCctctgaggctgtcaaggaaATGCACGAGACCTgcctcaaggccgagaacACCATCCCCTACGTTTCTCACTTCGAGGAGATGTGCACTCTCGTCAAGCGACCCGTCTCCACTGTCGAGTCTTGCGCTATGGCTGCTGTCCGCGCTTCCCTCGATCTCGGTGCTGGCGGTATCATTGTCCTCTCCACCTCCGGAGAGTCGGCCCGCATGCTTTCCAAGTACCGACCCGTGTGCCCCATCTTCATGGTCACTCGAAGCCCCACCACATCTCGATTCGCCCATCTGTACCGTGGCGTGTACCCCTTCCTGTTCCCCGAGACCAAGCCCGACTTCACCCAGGTTAACTGGCAGGAGGATGTCGATCGCCGAATCAAGTGGGCCGTCAACAACGCTCTTCAGCTCAACGTCCTCACCCCCGGTGACACCGTTGTCGTTGTCCAGGGCTGGAAGGGCGGCATGGGTAACACCAACACCCTCCGAATCGTCAAGGCTGACCCCGAGCACCTCGGCATTGGCCAGCTTCAGTAA